The Planktothrix tepida PCC 9214 genome has a segment encoding these proteins:
- a CDS encoding bifunctional orotidine-5'-phosphate decarboxylase/orotate phosphoribosyltransferase, whose translation MNFFDKLLMAIEQQNSLLYVALEPDPDSHIFDNGNCGGIEGDRHDIIEQWQEWLQFVIRETAALVCAYKLSLGFYLGLGIPGLKLLEKTLKLIPDHIPIILDAKHSDFNSSTVFARFIFKDLQVDACTLTPYAGLDQVAPFLVYPDKAVFILCATANPSASIIQEYPQFDKPLYLELVNASQTWGTHEQLGLEVGMVPDMLAKIRQAAPERLILLQGDVAEENDLTDIEDLTSILSAGLSLNGEGLLLPIPPKLLEQENLKKGVKQLRDQINEERYRVIQGNPTCDLWLPDVCFLRHQPHRDLILQLYDIGCITFGDHVQASGEIFPYYIDLRRIISTPQIFHQIVGAYGEILETLTFDRIAGIPYGSLPTATGLSLRLQRPMIFPRKEVKTYGAGRLIEGHFQPGETIVVVDDILITGNSVMKGAEKLKSAGLKVYDIVVLIDHERGVKERLKENDYNAHAVLKLSEIAETLYESNRITEKQFNLF comes from the coding sequence ATGAACTTTTTTGATAAATTATTAATGGCCATCGAACAACAGAATAGTTTACTTTATGTGGCTTTAGAACCTGATCCTGATAGCCATATTTTTGATAATGGTAATTGTGGAGGAATTGAAGGCGATCGCCATGATATTATTGAACAATGGCAAGAATGGTTACAGTTTGTTATTCGGGAAACAGCAGCGTTAGTTTGTGCTTATAAACTCTCATTAGGCTTTTACTTGGGGTTGGGAATTCCTGGGTTAAAATTATTAGAAAAAACCCTAAAATTGATTCCCGATCATATTCCTATTATTTTAGATGCAAAACACAGCGATTTTAATTCCAGTACCGTATTTGCACGTTTTATATTTAAAGATTTACAAGTAGATGCTTGTACCCTAACTCCCTATGCAGGATTAGATCAAGTTGCACCGTTTTTAGTTTATCCTGATAAAGCTGTTTTTATTTTATGTGCAACGGCTAATCCTTCTGCTTCTATTATCCAAGAATATCCCCAATTTGATAAACCTTTATATTTAGAATTAGTCAATGCGTCTCAAACCTGGGGAACTCATGAGCAATTAGGGTTAGAAGTGGGAATGGTTCCAGATATGTTAGCTAAAATTCGTCAAGCTGCACCGGAACGATTAATTTTATTGCAGGGAGATGTAGCGGAAGAAAATGATTTAACGGATATAGAAGATTTAACTTCTATTTTATCCGCAGGATTAAGTTTAAATGGGGAAGGATTATTATTACCTATCCCGCCTAAATTATTAGAACAAGAAAACCTTAAGAAGGGAGTCAAACAATTACGAGATCAAATTAATGAAGAACGATATCGGGTCATTCAAGGAAATCCGACTTGTGATTTATGGTTGCCTGATGTCTGTTTTTTAAGGCATCAACCCCATCGAGATTTAATTTTACAACTTTATGATATTGGTTGTATTACTTTCGGAGATCACGTTCAAGCATCGGGTGAAATTTTTCCCTATTATATTGACTTGAGACGAATTATTTCAACCCCGCAGATTTTCCATCAAATTGTAGGAGCTTATGGAGAAATTTTAGAAACCCTAACCTTTGACCGCATAGCAGGTATTCCCTACGGTTCTTTACCCACAGCAACGGGGTTATCTTTACGGTTACAACGTCCGATGATTTTTCCCCGAAAAGAAGTCAAAACTTATGGTGCAGGACGATTAATTGAAGGGCATTTTCAACCCGGAGAAACTATTGTTGTGGTTGATGATATTTTAATTACTGGAAACAGTGTCATGAAAGGAGCCGAAAAATTAAAATCAGCAGGATTAAAAGTGTATGATATTGTGGTTTTAATTGATCATGAACGAGGAGTTAAAGAACGTTTAAAAGAGAATGATTATAATGCCCATGCGGTTTTAAAATTATCCGAAATTGCAGAAACATTGTATGAATCAAATCGAATTACAGAAAAACAATTTAACTTGTTTTAA
- a CDS encoding methyl-accepting chemotaxis protein translates to MLTNLKLRERLLLGYTIPVALFIGLTVVVYSSINQVSNIFKEVERVQNVILEVNLMERGAQGMIRNLRGYLALKNSEFLTEYETSLQTYRKASEDIEPLIINEQQKERLNRLNTLVNQYDQVARRAFDYVNQGKLELAFEQARIGTQYVQDFDTESMSFSEFERSMLAQKTNNTEESLQWLLYALALGSIVILIAAIVIALSIAVNISGTIHRATQVIATSSTEIAATIEEQERTANQQAASVHETTTTMDELSASSQSTAEQAESATFGARQALGLTEGGKKAVSTTLEGMGNLQQKVEAIAQQIIRLSEQTNQIGNISELVSDLANQTNMLALNAAVEAVRAGEHGKGFAVVATEIRKLADESRKSALKINTLVADILMAINSTVMATEEGTKTVLSSVELARETADTFAGVAEAVNNVVLNNQQISLNVKQQAIAIGQVLEAMNTLSQGVGETANGLGQAKIGMQKLNEVALDLNSIVS, encoded by the coding sequence ATGCTAACTAACTTAAAACTTCGAGAACGGTTATTATTAGGCTATACCATCCCTGTTGCTTTGTTTATTGGGTTAACGGTGGTCGTATACAGTAGTATCAATCAAGTTTCTAATATCTTTAAAGAAGTAGAACGAGTTCAAAATGTCATATTAGAAGTGAACTTGATGGAGCGAGGAGCCCAGGGGATGATTCGCAATCTGCGGGGATATTTAGCGTTAAAAAACTCCGAGTTCCTGACTGAATATGAAACAAGCTTACAGACCTATCGTAAAGCGTCTGAAGATATTGAACCTTTAATTATCAATGAACAGCAAAAAGAACGTTTAAATCGTTTAAATACTTTAGTTAATCAATATGATCAAGTCGCTCGCAGAGCATTTGATTATGTCAATCAAGGTAAACTGGAGTTAGCCTTTGAGCAAGCTCGAATTGGGACTCAATATGTACAAGATTTTGATACAGAAAGTATGAGTTTCTCTGAGTTTGAACGTTCAATGTTAGCTCAAAAAACTAACAATACTGAAGAATCTTTACAGTGGTTATTATATGCTCTGGCATTGGGTTCGATAGTTATCCTAATTGCAGCGATTGTAATTGCTTTATCTATTGCCGTTAATATTAGTGGGACGATTCATCGTGCGACGCAGGTGATTGCGACTTCTTCGACTGAAATAGCAGCGACTATTGAAGAACAGGAACGAACCGCGAACCAACAGGCAGCTTCTGTTCATGAAACAACAACTACAATGGATGAATTAAGTGCTTCTTCTCAATCAACCGCCGAACAAGCCGAGTCTGCAACATTCGGAGCTAGACAAGCGTTAGGCTTAACAGAAGGAGGGAAAAAAGCCGTTAGTACCACCTTAGAGGGGATGGGAAATCTTCAACAAAAAGTTGAAGCCATTGCTCAACAAATTATTCGATTAAGTGAACAAACCAATCAAATTGGCAATATTTCGGAATTGGTGAGTGATTTGGCAAATCAAACCAATATGTTAGCGTTAAATGCGGCAGTAGAAGCTGTTCGAGCCGGAGAACATGGGAAAGGATTTGCCGTTGTAGCGACAGAAATTCGTAAATTAGCGGATGAAAGTCGAAAATCGGCTTTAAAAATCAATACTTTGGTCGCTGATATTTTAATGGCGATTAATTCAACGGTAATGGCAACGGAAGAAGGAACAAAAACAGTATTATCCAGTGTAGAATTAGCCCGAGAAACAGCAGATACTTTTGCTGGGGTGGCTGAAGCCGTGAATAATGTTGTTTTAAATAATCAACAAATTTCTCTCAATGTCAAGCAACAAGCAATTGCTATTGGGCAGGTTTTAGAAGCGATGAATACCTTAAGTCAAGGAGTCGGGGAAACGGCGAATGGGTTAGGTCAAGCTAAAATTGGAATGCAAAAATTAAATGAAGTTGCTTTAGATCTTAACTCCATTGTTTCATAA
- a CDS encoding chemotaxis protein CheW produces MDSHAYLIFAIRLMRYAIAASAVQEIFFLPELTPLPSAPADLVGLINLRGELIPIIDLTIRLGYPPSNYAISDSVVLLKFNNIKIGIIVNQVYEVQMITTDAIKTELAYNLQHKFNSTNNSYYLQGIAQVDEYLVMVLNPETLIQYISHFLRDINLDQGEINLEENQQKLAEFSTKNHFKTQQNFVFCPDATSEERTLFQERAKNLRRSLDNQDFTGLVPLAVIGLNGEYFGVNLEIIREFTDIHHVTPIPCTPLHIVGNMNLRGEILTLVDIRGLVNLPLEISQTLSKAMIVKINDMVAGIVVEGIFDVMYLKESEIKTIPTAVHLKQDEYLQGTAFYRDKMMSILNIPKIMIQGELVVEQEV; encoded by the coding sequence ATGGATAGTCATGCTTATCTTATTTTTGCAATTAGGTTAATGCGTTATGCAATTGCAGCTTCTGCGGTTCAAGAAATTTTTTTCCTCCCCGAATTAACTCCACTTCCATCGGCTCCGGCTGATTTAGTAGGTTTAATTAATCTACGTGGGGAGTTAATTCCGATTATTGATCTCACGATTCGATTAGGGTATCCTCCATCCAATTATGCTATATCGGATAGCGTTGTACTCTTAAAATTTAACAACATTAAAATCGGAATTATTGTGAATCAAGTTTATGAAGTTCAGATGATTACGACTGATGCCATTAAAACCGAATTGGCTTATAATCTTCAACATAAGTTTAATTCTACTAATAATTCCTATTATCTTCAAGGAATTGCTCAAGTAGATGAATATCTAGTCATGGTCTTGAATCCCGAAACCCTGATTCAATATATAAGCCATTTCTTAAGAGATATTAATTTAGACCAAGGAGAAATTAATCTTGAAGAAAATCAACAAAAACTCGCAGAATTTTCAACTAAAAACCATTTCAAAACTCAACAAAATTTTGTTTTTTGCCCCGATGCAACTTCAGAAGAACGGACTCTTTTTCAAGAACGAGCTAAAAATTTAAGACGTTCCCTAGATAACCAAGATTTTACGGGGTTAGTTCCTTTAGCGGTCATTGGTTTAAATGGGGAATACTTTGGTGTGAATTTAGAAATTATTCGAGAGTTTACGGATATTCATCATGTTACACCCATTCCTTGTACACCGCTTCATATCGTGGGAAATATGAATTTACGAGGGGAAATTTTAACCTTAGTTGATATTCGAGGATTGGTTAATTTACCGTTAGAGATATCTCAGACCTTATCCAAAGCAATGATTGTTAAAATTAATGATATGGTTGCTGGAATTGTGGTAGAAGGGATTTTTGATGTGATGTACTTAAAAGAGTCCGAAATAAAAACGATTCCCACGGCTGTCCATTTAAAACAAGATGAATATTTACAAGGCACAGCATTTTATCGGGATAAAATGATGAGTATCCTGAATATTCCTAAAATCATGATTCAAGGAGAATTAGTTGTGGAGCAAGAAGTTTAA